The Juglans microcarpa x Juglans regia isolate MS1-56 chromosome 2S, Jm3101_v1.0, whole genome shotgun sequence genome has a window encoding:
- the LOC121253124 gene encoding protein OSB2, chloroplastic-like, whose translation MALNQTLLSPVPPLSYSSTTTRTAAARNFVCIIPKTQFANRSVPSLLPSSSTNPCLRLRCSVDYHAQQQYNNSTQVAFPRPAEIPWSKEHSNTVHLIGIVGTQVEIKHLPSGKALAWTRLAVKKSSSLTSWINLTFWDELAHIAFQHVEKGQQIYISGRLVSDSVESEDGRQQTYYKVVVQQLNFVERSLSSFPLNDRESNSVMAGKKFGNNAASNVGSVEELWQAFFANPVDWWDNRKNKKNPKYPDFKHKDTGEALWVEGRYNPPWVKSQLAILDTRMGSLYDQDARMDANLMAADKFLPF comes from the exons ATGGCGTTGAACCAAACGCTACTATCCCCAGTACCACCATTATCATATTCATCCACGACCACTAGAACGGCGGCTGCAAGGAACTTCGTTTGCATAATACCCAAAACCCAATTCGCCAACCGAAGTGTACCCTCTCTGCTTCCATCTTCATCCACCAATCCGTGCTTGCGCTTGAGATGCTCGGTGGATTACCACGCCCAGCAGCAGTACAATAACAGCACCCAGGTGGCGTTCCCGAGGCCGGCGGAGATCCCGTGGAGTAAGGAGCACAGTAACACGGTGCACCTCATAGGCATCGTCGGCACCCAAGTCGAGATCAAGCACTTACCCTCTGGCAAAGCCCTCGCCTGGACCCGCCTCGCCGTCAAGAAGTCCTCCTCCCTCACCTCCTG GATAAACTTGACGTTTTGGGATGAGCTAGCGCATATTGCTTTTCAGCATGTGGAGAAAGGCCAGCAAATATACATATCAGGTCGCCTGGTGTCAGATTCAGTTGAAAGCGAGGATGGAAGACAGCAGACGTACTACAAg GTAGTTGTTCAGCAACTGAATTTTGTTGAAAGGAGCCTCTCATCTTTCCCTTTGAATGATCGTGAATCTAATTCCGTGATGGCAG GGAAAAAGTTTGGAAATAATGCTGCAAGCAATGTTGGTTCTGTTGAAGAATTATGGCAAGCCTTCTTTGCTAATCCAGTGGATTGGTGGGATAATAGGAAGAACAAG AAAAACCCAAAATATCCAGATTTTAAGCACAAAGATACTGGAGAAGCTTTGTGGGTCGAAGGCAGGTACAATCCACCATGGGTGAAGTCCCAACTGGCTATACTGGATACACGAATGGGGTCTCTTTATGATCAGGATGCCAGGATGGATGCAAATTTAATGGCCGCTGATAAGTTTTTGCCTTTCTAA
- the LOC121251385 gene encoding probable carbohydrate esterase At4g34215: MTFHLCRTAPQRDMVPLLFFSVLVAQAWSVRPQQLPVPKNIFILAGQSNMAGRGGVVNDTITGVATWDGIIPPQCQPNPSVLRLSANLTWVLAHEPLHADIDVNKTNGVGPGMAFANVLAKDPTFGAIGLVPCAIGGTKISEWARGTFLYNQLVQRARASLIDGRGSTIQALLWYQGESDTIGKEDAESYKGKLERFFMDLRDDLQSPLLPIIQVGLASGAGPFIKIVREEQMGIDLLNLRTVDAKGLALEPDGLHLTSPSQVRLGQMLADTFLQFLPSGPIVSLTYSGSSARCSTFIVDFFIAPLLRCINRIILLN; encoded by the exons ATGACCTTTCATCTTTGCCGCACAGCGCCGCAAAGGGATATGGTACCCTTGTTGTTCTTTTCGGTCCTTGTGGCTCAAGCTTGGTCGGTGAGGCCCCAACAACTCCCGGTACCCAAAAACATATTCATCTTAGCCGGACAGAGCAATATGGCCGGACGTGGAGGCGTGGTTAACGATACAATCACCGGCGTCGCCACCTGGGACGGCATAATCCCTCCACAGTGCCAACCCAACCCTTCCGTTCTCCGGCTCAGCGCAAACCTCACATGGGTTTTAGCCCACGAGCCTCTACACGCAGACATTGATGTCAACAAGACCAACGGGGTTGGACCCGGCATGGCTTTTGCTAACGTCTTGGCCAAAGACCCGACCTTTGGTGCCATTGGTCTGGTCCCCTGTGCAATCGGAGGGACCAAGATAAGTGAGTGGGCCAGAGGAACATTCCTTTACAACCAGTTGGTGCAGAGGGCTCGGGCTTCGTTGATAGATGGCCGTGGCAGTACGATTCAAGCGCTTCTTTGGTATCAAGGGGAGAGCGACACAATTGGTAAAGAAGATGCAGAGTCATATAAGGGAAAGTTGGAGAGGTTTTTCATGGACCTCCGAGATGATTTGCAGTCTCCCCTGCTCCCAATAATCCAG GTGGGTCTGGCGTCGGGAGCTGGACCTTTCATAAAGATTGTTAGAGAAGAACAGATGGGTATTGACCTCTTGAACCTGCGAACAGTAGACGCCAAGGGTCTGGCTCTTGAGCCGGATGGTCTGCACCTAACCTCGCCATCCCAAGTTCGACTAGGCCAGATGTTGGCCGATACATTCCTTCAGTTCTTGCCCAGTGGCCCCATTGTCAGCCTCACTTACAGTGGCAGTTCTGCAAGGTGTTCTACTTTTATTGTTGACTTCTTCATAGCTCCATTGTTAAGATGTATCAACAGGATCATCCTGCTAAATTAA
- the LOC121251470 gene encoding auxin-induced protein 22D-like: MERSVNYGGTDDLILEATELRLGLPGSDGHEKQSSATASHVMRNNKRASPQGISEEPRFKIGISNESDIASNGDPDCEPPAKAQVVGWPPIRSYRRNSFQQMKSTDQDDAGAGMYVKVSMDGAPYLRKVDLKFYKSYPDLLNALENMFKFAVGEYSEREGYNGSDFAPTYEDKDGDWMLVGDVPWDMFVSSCNRLRIMKGSEARGLGCL, encoded by the exons ATGGAAAGGTCAGTGAATTATGGGGGTACTGATGATCTAATTCTCGAGGCAACTGAGCTGAGATTAGGATTGCCCGGGAGTGATGGGCATGAGAAACAATCATCTGCTACTGCAAGTCATGTGATGAGGAATAACAAGAGAGCTTCACCACAAGGAATAAGCGAGGAGCCAAGGTTTAAGATCGGCATTTCAAACGAGTCTGATATTGCTAGCAATGGTGACCCAGATTGTGAGCCTCCAGCCAA GGCACAAGTAGTGGGGTGGCCACCAATTCGTTCTTACAGGAGAAACAGTTTCCAACAAATGAAGAGTACTGATCAGGATGATGCAGGTGCGGGGATGTACGTGAAAGTAAGCATGGATGGAGCTCCATATCTAAGGAAGGTTGATCTCAAGTTTTACAAGAGCTACCCAGATCTCCTCAACGCTTTGGAAAACATGTTCAAGTTCGCCGTGG GTGAGTATTCAGAAAGGGAAGGGTACAATGGATCTGACTTTGCTCCGACTTATGAAGACAAAGATGGTGACTGGATGCTGGTTGGAGATGTTCCATGGGA TATGTTCGTTTCCTCCTGCAACAGGCTGAGAATCATGAAAGGATCAGAAGCTAGAGGTTTGGGTTGTCTGTGA
- the LOC121253051 gene encoding auxin-induced protein AUX28-like isoform X1 produces MEIGSEKEKMGFEETELRLGLPGNGGSTEGEVARKRGFSETEATTMDLKLKLSSKDAGMDLNEKAKTLKKEKNLLTADTAKHHAKAQVVGWPPVRSFRKNMLAVQKGSSEESDNKASGNIAAFVKVSMDGAPYLRKVDLKTYQSYKELSVALGKMFSSFTIVPNNLIWFFNIETGNCGSQGMKDFMNESKLMDVLNSSDYVPTYEDKVGDWMLVGDVPWEMFVDSCNRLRIMKGKEAIGLAPRAMEKCMRNRS; encoded by the exons ATGGAAATTGGGTCAGAGAAGGAGAAGATGGGATTCGAGGAAACTGAGCTGAGGCTAGGGTTGCCAGGAAATGGAGGAAGTACTGAAGGAGAGGTGGCGAGGAAGAGAGGTTTCTCTGAGACTGAGGCTACAACTATGGATTTGAAGCTTAAACTTTCTTCCAAGGACGCGGGGATGGATCTGAATGAGAAGGCGAAGACCCTAAAGAAGGAGAAGAACCTTCTCACCGCTGATACAGCCAAGCATCATGCTAA GGCACAAGTGGTGGGTTGGCCACCAGTCCGATCCTTCAGAAAGAATATGCTAGCTGTCCAAAAGGGCAGCTCCGAAGAGAGTGACAACAAGGCGAGTGGCAATATTGCTGCCTTTGTGAAGGTTAGCATGGATGGTGCACCTTATCTTCGTAAGGTAGACTTAAAGACGTACCAAAGTTACAAAGAGCTCTCGGTTGCCTTAGGAAAAATGTTCAGTTCCTTCACTATAG TGCCCAATAATTTAATATGGTTCTTCAATATTGAAACTGGTAATTGTGGATCCCAAGGAATGAAGGATTTCATGAATGAGAGCAAGTTGATGGATGTTTTGAACAGCTCTgattacgttccaacgtatgagGACAAGGTCGGTGACTGGATGCTCGTTGGTGATGTCCCATGGGA gatGTTTGTTGATTCATGCAACCGTTTGCGCATCATGAAGGGAAAGGAGGCGATTGGACTCG CGCCCAGAGCCATGGAGAAATGCATGAGGAACAGAAGCTAA
- the LOC121253051 gene encoding auxin-induced protein AUX28-like isoform X2 — protein sequence MEIGSEKEKMGFEETELRLGLPGNGGSTEGEVARKRGFSETEATTMDLKLKLSSKDAGMDLNEKAKTLKKEKNLLTADTAKHHAKAQVVGWPPVRSFRKNMLAVQKGSSEESDNKASGNIAAFVKVSMDGAPYLRKVDLKTYQSYKELSVALGKMFSSFTIGMKDFMNESKLMDVLNSSDYVPTYEDKVGDWMLVGDVPWEMFVDSCNRLRIMKGKEAIGLAPRAMEKCMRNRS from the exons ATGGAAATTGGGTCAGAGAAGGAGAAGATGGGATTCGAGGAAACTGAGCTGAGGCTAGGGTTGCCAGGAAATGGAGGAAGTACTGAAGGAGAGGTGGCGAGGAAGAGAGGTTTCTCTGAGACTGAGGCTACAACTATGGATTTGAAGCTTAAACTTTCTTCCAAGGACGCGGGGATGGATCTGAATGAGAAGGCGAAGACCCTAAAGAAGGAGAAGAACCTTCTCACCGCTGATACAGCCAAGCATCATGCTAA GGCACAAGTGGTGGGTTGGCCACCAGTCCGATCCTTCAGAAAGAATATGCTAGCTGTCCAAAAGGGCAGCTCCGAAGAGAGTGACAACAAGGCGAGTGGCAATATTGCTGCCTTTGTGAAGGTTAGCATGGATGGTGCACCTTATCTTCGTAAGGTAGACTTAAAGACGTACCAAAGTTACAAAGAGCTCTCGGTTGCCTTAGGAAAAATGTTCAGTTCCTTCACTATAG GAATGAAGGATTTCATGAATGAGAGCAAGTTGATGGATGTTTTGAACAGCTCTgattacgttccaacgtatgagGACAAGGTCGGTGACTGGATGCTCGTTGGTGATGTCCCATGGGA gatGTTTGTTGATTCATGCAACCGTTTGCGCATCATGAAGGGAAAGGAGGCGATTGGACTCG CGCCCAGAGCCATGGAGAAATGCATGAGGAACAGAAGCTAA